Proteins found in one Williamwhitmania taraxaci genomic segment:
- a CDS encoding endonuclease MutS2: MIFPSSFESKLGFEKIRTIISELCATEGGREILAEVKFSSTFAEVEENLVLTNEMKTIINMENSFPGSGFSDFAYLVKRIRIEGTFLEAEELLKLRNALGVVRDLALFFKREEAVKYPRLKELAQPVSLSPVMVDKIDAIVTKHGKVKDNASPDLQSIRRSISEKQSQVSKRLHSILKAAQADGYVDEDATISIREGRAVIPIPAGNKRKLKGLVLGESATGKTFFIEPVEVVELNNELRELEFAERREVIKILTDLANFLRPYIPELLDAALFLSTIDFIRAKGLFAIRIDGIMPLLNQGPKLEWTKARHPLLEIVLKREKKPIVPLNIPLSSKDRLLIISGPNAGGKSVCLKTVGLLQYMLQCGFLVPMSENSEMGIFQHLLVDIGDEQSLENDLSTYSSHLMAMKAFLRYASPNSLILIDEFGTGTEPALGGAIAESILEKLAAQGSWGVITTHYTNLKLMAGKITGIQNGAMLFDVVKIQPLFQLETGKPGSSFAFEIAHKIGLPDDVLAAAREKAGTSHIDFEKQLRAISRDKRYWEEKRSGVKNSEKRLEQLIEKYETELSDLQSNRKLVVDKAKQEAKDLLSGVNKQIENTIRTIKEANAEKVKTKTARQELEEVRSKVEADDSSSDEWVTKKMEQLQARQKRKSEKPDGVVKILEPEKIVPNAPLQKGDKVRLIGRDTIGEVYEASEKNVIVAFGSMLTTIDKGKVERISNNEYKQAVKETKAPVTSHGVDTMKMRMNFSNTLDVRGMRGDATMQAVQEYIDEAVMLDISDGRILHGKGNGILRELIRSYLKTIPDVSHFADEQLQMGGSGITVIKFR, from the coding sequence GTGATATTTCCCAGCAGTTTTGAGAGTAAGTTAGGTTTCGAGAAAATCCGAACCATAATTTCGGAGCTATGTGCCACCGAGGGTGGACGTGAAATTCTTGCGGAGGTGAAGTTTTCCAGCACCTTTGCGGAGGTAGAGGAGAATCTTGTGCTCACCAACGAAATGAAGACCATCATCAACATGGAGAATTCATTTCCGGGAAGCGGGTTTTCCGATTTTGCCTATCTCGTAAAGCGCATTCGGATTGAGGGCACCTTCCTCGAGGCCGAGGAGCTGCTCAAACTGCGCAACGCGCTGGGAGTGGTGCGCGATTTGGCACTCTTCTTTAAACGGGAGGAGGCCGTAAAATACCCACGGTTAAAAGAGCTGGCTCAGCCCGTTTCGCTTTCGCCGGTAATGGTCGATAAGATCGATGCCATTGTTACCAAGCACGGAAAGGTTAAGGACAATGCATCGCCCGATTTACAAAGCATACGCCGTTCTATCTCCGAGAAACAATCGCAGGTCTCAAAACGGTTACACTCGATACTAAAAGCGGCGCAGGCCGATGGCTACGTGGATGAGGATGCCACCATCTCCATACGTGAGGGTAGGGCGGTAATTCCTATTCCTGCGGGCAATAAGCGCAAGCTCAAGGGGCTTGTGCTGGGCGAGTCGGCCACCGGAAAGACCTTCTTTATAGAGCCGGTTGAGGTGGTGGAGCTCAACAACGAGCTGCGCGAGCTGGAGTTTGCCGAACGTCGCGAGGTGATAAAGATACTCACCGATCTGGCCAACTTTCTGCGGCCCTATATTCCGGAATTGCTGGATGCCGCACTGTTTCTTAGCACCATCGATTTTATTCGTGCCAAAGGGCTTTTTGCCATTCGCATTGATGGAATTATGCCGCTACTGAATCAGGGGCCCAAGCTGGAGTGGACCAAGGCCCGCCATCCGCTGCTCGAAATTGTGCTTAAGCGCGAAAAGAAACCTATTGTTCCTCTAAATATACCCCTTTCATCGAAAGACAGGCTGCTCATTATTTCTGGACCAAACGCTGGTGGTAAATCGGTTTGCTTGAAAACGGTGGGCTTGCTGCAGTACATGCTGCAGTGCGGCTTTCTGGTTCCCATGTCGGAGAACTCGGAGATGGGAATATTCCAGCATCTACTGGTGGATATTGGCGATGAGCAGAGTTTGGAGAACGATTTGAGTACCTACAGCTCGCACCTCATGGCCATGAAGGCTTTTCTTCGCTACGCCAGTCCCAATTCGCTTATCCTGATCGATGAGTTTGGAACAGGAACCGAGCCTGCATTGGGCGGGGCAATTGCTGAATCTATTCTCGAGAAGCTTGCGGCGCAAGGGAGTTGGGGCGTAATCACCACCCACTATACCAACCTAAAGTTGATGGCCGGTAAGATTACCGGAATTCAAAATGGTGCTATGCTCTTTGACGTGGTGAAGATTCAACCGCTCTTTCAGCTGGAAACCGGAAAGCCGGGTAGCTCGTTTGCTTTTGAAATTGCGCATAAAATTGGTTTGCCCGATGATGTTCTTGCTGCCGCTCGCGAAAAGGCGGGAACCTCGCATATCGATTTTGAGAAGCAGCTGCGCGCCATTTCGCGCGATAAGCGCTACTGGGAGGAGAAGCGCAGTGGTGTAAAGAATTCCGAAAAGCGCCTCGAGCAGCTTATCGAAAAGTATGAAACAGAGTTGTCGGATTTGCAATCGAACCGAAAACTTGTGGTGGATAAAGCCAAGCAGGAGGCCAAAGATTTACTGTCGGGGGTAAACAAACAGATTGAAAACACCATTCGCACCATAAAGGAGGCAAATGCCGAAAAGGTGAAGACCAAAACGGCACGACAGGAGTTGGAAGAGGTGCGCAGCAAGGTTGAGGCGGACGACAGCAGCAGCGACGAGTGGGTAACCAAAAAGATGGAGCAGCTGCAGGCTCGGCAGAAGCGAAAAAGCGAAAAGCCGGACGGTGTTGTAAAAATATTGGAACCCGAGAAGATTGTGCCCAACGCCCCGCTGCAAAAGGGCGATAAGGTAAGACTCATTGGCCGCGATACCATTGGCGAGGTATACGAAGCATCCGAAAAGAATGTGATTGTTGCTTTTGGAAGCATGCTCACCACCATCGATAAGGGGAAGGTGGAGCGCATCAGCAATAACGAGTATAAGCAAGCAGTGAAAGAAACTAAGGCTCCAGTGACCTCGCATGGAGTGGATACCATGAAGATGCGGATGAACTTCTCCAACACGCTCGATGTGCGCGGCATGCGCGGCGACGCTACCATGCAGGCCGTTCAGGAGTATATCGACGAGGCGGTTATGCTCGATATCTCCGACGGACGTATACTGCACGGTAAGGGCAACGGAATCCTTCGCGAGCTTATTCGCAGCTATCTGAAAACCATTCCCGATGTGTCGCACTTTGCCGATGAACAGCTACAAATGGGTGGCTCGGGTATAACGGTGATAAAATTTAGGTAG
- a CDS encoding DUF7033 domain-containing protein, whose product MLVYLDEISPRTTYTLDLVFRQWLGIEYKVTACKFQFEDSLESKFCYAEELVGGDLWIKPSGFLKRNDILHIDVAATGEGRDFVCFPQQAGLLPFDIFAAVFYMVSRYEEYLPFTPDVHGRFPSADSFTVKHGIYEIPIVDIWMARLAAEIKAIYPYLALRQTPIQPLVHIDVDNAFAHKGKGFVRTTGKIAAAIVHFQFKEATKIAAVALGFLQDSFNTYTQISNAVSAAKVEQMWYFHLGNLTKFDRPVSWKSRAIRAAMANVAEKGTVGIHPSYEAGLNLALLEEEVGRFVKIMGHRPEISRFHFLRFRFPESFRVLVAVGINHDYSIGFSDRVGYRAGTSRPFPFFDVQNNCAETLVLHPFVMMDSALNYQLRYTPALSVEKFSTLYSNQQNTGGEFGVVFHNEIVSGVAPWLGWDSYFYSIMQLKL is encoded by the coding sequence ATGCTGGTTTACCTTGATGAAATATCTCCCCGGACTACCTACACCCTCGATTTGGTGTTTAGGCAGTGGTTAGGGATAGAGTATAAGGTTACTGCCTGTAAATTTCAGTTTGAAGACTCCCTCGAGAGTAAGTTCTGTTATGCCGAGGAGTTGGTAGGCGGTGACCTGTGGATTAAGCCATCCGGGTTTTTAAAGCGCAATGATATTCTCCATATTGATGTTGCTGCTACGGGGGAAGGGCGCGATTTTGTCTGCTTTCCGCAGCAGGCGGGATTGCTTCCATTCGATATCTTCGCTGCCGTCTTTTATATGGTTAGCCGCTACGAGGAGTATTTGCCGTTTACCCCCGATGTGCATGGGCGGTTTCCCTCCGCCGATTCATTCACGGTTAAGCACGGAATATACGAGATCCCAATTGTAGATATCTGGATGGCTCGGTTGGCTGCCGAAATAAAGGCGATTTATCCATACCTGGCCCTTAGGCAAACTCCAATACAGCCGTTAGTTCATATCGATGTCGACAATGCCTTTGCACATAAGGGGAAGGGTTTTGTTCGAACGACAGGAAAGATAGCCGCTGCAATTGTTCACTTCCAGTTTAAGGAGGCTACAAAGATCGCAGCGGTTGCGTTGGGCTTTTTGCAGGATTCTTTTAATACTTACACTCAAATATCCAATGCGGTTTCAGCCGCAAAGGTGGAGCAGATGTGGTATTTTCACTTAGGCAATCTAACAAAGTTCGATCGCCCCGTTTCGTGGAAAAGCAGAGCAATTCGTGCTGCCATGGCCAATGTAGCCGAAAAAGGAACTGTTGGGATTCATCCATCCTATGAGGCTGGGCTTAACTTGGCTCTGCTGGAAGAGGAGGTGGGGCGGTTTGTTAAAATCATGGGGCATCGGCCCGAGATTTCTCGATTCCATTTTCTGCGCTTTCGCTTCCCCGAATCGTTTCGGGTGTTGGTGGCGGTGGGGATCAATCACGATTATTCCATTGGGTTTTCCGATAGGGTGGGATATCGTGCTGGCACCTCAAGGCCATTCCCTTTCTTCGATGTGCAAAACAACTGTGCTGAGACCCTCGTTTTGCATCCGTTTGTAATGATGGATTCGGCGCTGAACTACCAGCTGCGCTATACTCCGGCGTTATCCGTTGAAAAGTTTTCGACCCTTTATAGCAACCAACAAAACACTGGTGGGGAGTTTGGTGTTGTTTTCCATAACGAGATCGTTTCCGGTGTGGCTCCTTGGTTGGGATGGGATAGCTATTTTTACTCCATAATGCAGTTGAAGTTGTAG